The genomic window TTCCTAAACATCTCTATCACTTCCTCTTCAAGTGCCGGAGTGAAAAGATGTTCCTGCTCCTTACGCAAGGAACGAATCATATTTTGAAACAAGATTAAATGCGTTACCTCATCGCGCTGAATAAATCGTATCATCTGTGCAGAGCCTAGCATTTTGCCACTACGCGCAAGGGCGTAAAAGAATGAGAACCCACTATAAAAATAAATACCCTCTAAAATTTGATTGGCAAACATCGCCTTTAATAAGCCCTGCTCATTTGGATTCCGTGCAAGTTCAGTATATACATTAGCAATATAATCATTCTTGCTTCTTAGCTTCATATCAGTGCGCCACATATTATAGATATTCTCTGTATTCGCAGCAATAGATTCTACCATTACCGCGTAGCTTTGAGAGTGCAATGCCTCCTCGTATGCCTGACGCACAAGCACAAGATTAATCTCTGGACTCGTGATGTAGGGATTGACATTATCGATGAGGTTATTTGTTTGCAGCGAATCCATAAAAATAAGTTGCGCCAATGCCCTATCATAGCCTAGTTTTTCTTGAGGTGTTAAGCCAACTTCATAATCACGTTTATCTGGATTCATATTGACTTCTTCTGGAAACCAAGTATTAGCAAGCATCACCTTCCATAGATTATAAGCCCATTGATATTTGATTTGCGTGAGCTCAAACATACTCGTAGGATTACCACCAAAAATACGTCTATCTGCGACACTTTCAGTAGATTCTGGATTGTAGATTAATTTACGTGAAATAGGCTTATTTTCGTGTGTGATACTCATTAAAAACCTTTAGAAATTTTTGTAAAGCTGTAATTGTATGGATTTAACGCTTAAAAAACGATATAAAACGATGTTTATTTTTCAACCGATACCGACCAAAAAGAAAAATAGGAAAGTGGTGCGGGAAAGAGGACTTGAACCTCCACGCCTTGCGGCGCCAGATCCTAAGTCTGGTGCGTCTGCCAATTTCGCCATTCCCGCAAGAAAAAAGAATAAACCCAAAGCCTAAACTAAAGAGTAAAAATGAAATGCGTATTTTACCTATTCAATCTTTAAAATCTACTTAGAATCTAGCCAATTTTGGATACTTAAAGCCATATCTTTTGCATTTAAGCCTAGCATAGATTCTATCATTTGTGTGTTGCCGTGCGGGATAAATTCATCTTTTATCTCAAAGCTTTTAAGGTACACATTCGCTATGTCTTCCTCCGCCATAAACTCTAAAATCGCACTTCCCACGCCGCCCATAGAATAACTATCGCTAAATACGCACACATATTTATGTGAGAGCAAAAGTTTAGACAAGGTTTTTTTATCAAGTGGCTTTACAAAGCGCAAATCAAGCAAAGTAGGCTTATAGCCCTCCTCTATAAGTTGCATATAAACTTCATACGCCCTACCCACGCCATTGCCATAGCCTATAAGCAATAGTTTTTTACCCTTTTTAAGAATCTCCGCTTTGCCGAGCATAAACGCACTAGCAGGGAAAGTATCCTCGCCTAGCACAAAGCTACCACGCGGATAGCGGAACGCGCAAGGAGAACTATTATGATGATAGGCAAAATCCACAGCTTGTTTGAGACTTTCATTATCACGTGGGGCAAAAAGCACCATATTGGGAATCGAGCGCAAATAGGCAATATCAAAAAGCCCTTGATGTGTCTCGCCATCCTCGCCTACAATCCCTGCTCTATCGATACAAAAGCGCACAGGCAGATTCAAAATCCCCACATCGTGTATTATTTGGTCATAAGCGCGTTGTAAAAATGTAGAATAAATCGCCACAAAGGGCTTAAAACCCTCTTTCGCCATAGCCGCCATTGAGGTAACAGCGTGTGCCTCGCAAATCGCCACATCTACAAAACGTTTTGAATCTTTCTCTATAAGCTTATCTAAGCCTGTGCCACTAGGCATTGCTGCGCTCACGCCAACGACTTTTTCATCTAGCAAATATTCTTGCAAACTTTGACTAAATACCGCTGTTGGCGAAAGAGTAGCGGATTTTTTTAACGCGGAGCCGGTGTGAATATCAAAAGGACCCACGCCGTGCCACTGCTCGAATTTGCCCTCCGCAATTTCATAGCCCTTACCCTTAAGCGTCTGTGCGTGGATAATCACGGGCTTATTCATATCTTTAGCCTTTTGCAAAGTTGCGACAATAATCTCCATATTATGCCCATCAATTGG from Helicobacter typhlonius includes these protein-coding regions:
- the dxs gene encoding 1-deoxy-D-xylulose-5-phosphate synthase; this encodes MGEIDYSFERLNALSTEELYTLTRRIRERILEVVSVNGGHLSSTLGAVDLIVGVHAVFDVRKHPFIFDVSHQAYAHKLLTGRWEDFSTLRQFGGISGFCNPKESASDYFIAGHSSTSLSLAVGVGRARVLGADISMPVVMIGDGSMSAGLVYEALNELGDKKYPMVIILNDNEMSISKPIGAISNYLSQILSTSFYQKTRDGIKRVLAKMPDSATYLAKRFEESLKLITPGILFEELGLDYVGPIDGHNMEIIVATLQKAKDMNKPVIIHAQTLKGKGYEIAEGKFEQWHGVGPFDIHTGSALKKSATLSPTAVFSQSLQEYLLDEKVVGVSAAMPSGTGLDKLIEKDSKRFVDVAICEAHAVTSMAAMAKEGFKPFVAIYSTFLQRAYDQIIHDVGILNLPVRFCIDRAGIVGEDGETHQGLFDIAYLRSIPNMVLFAPRDNESLKQAVDFAYHHNSSPCAFRYPRGSFVLGEDTFPASAFMLGKAEILKKGKKLLLIGYGNGVGRAYEVYMQLIEEGYKPTLLDLRFVKPLDKKTLSKLLLSHKYVCVFSDSYSMGGVGSAILEFMAEEDIANVYLKSFEIKDEFIPHGNTQMIESMLGLNAKDMALSIQNWLDSK
- a CDS encoding ribonucleotide-diphosphate reductase subunit beta produces the protein MSITHENKPISRKLIYNPESTESVADRRIFGGNPTSMFELTQIKYQWAYNLWKVMLANTWFPEEVNMNPDKRDYEVGLTPQEKLGYDRALAQLIFMDSLQTNNLIDNVNPYITSPEINLVLVRQAYEEALHSQSYAVMVESIAANTENIYNMWRTDMKLRSKNDYIANVYTELARNPNEQGLLKAMFANQILEGIYFYSGFSFFYALARSGKMLGSAQMIRFIQRDEVTHLILFQNMIRSLRKEQEHLFTPALEEEVIEMFRKAVDIESSWGDYITQGQILGLTTEIIREYIQYLADERLNAVGFKKLYNNQHPIKWVNAFSSFNEQKTNFFESKVTNYSKGSLNFDDF